A stretch of DNA from Maridesulfovibrio sp.:
GGATACCTCCGCCCATGGCAATGAAAAGACCGCCCGTGAGTTTGTCGATCTTTTTCCCGAAATCCCTGAATGAAAAATGTCTGCCCACCGAAGAGGTCAGATACGAATAACCGAGGTGCACTCCGGTAACGATGCAGAAGATAGTGATATACATAACGGCAAACTGCTCATAAGCCGGATGGGCAGTATCAAGAAACTGCGGCAGAAAGGCTGAAAGAAAGATCAGGGTCTTGGGATTGCTTGCCGAAACGCAGAATGCTTCAATCAGGAGCCTGCGTGAAGATGTGATTTTTGCCGATTCTGCTTCTTTTTCCATGGGACGGTTTTCAGCCTTGCGGGATAAAAACAAATTCTTGATCCCCAGATAAATGAGGTACGCGCCCCCCAGAGTTTTCATGACAACGAACCAGAACGGCAAAGCCGAAAGCAACTGGCCGACTCCGACCGCGACGAGGCAGACTATCAGCAACTGGCAGATCAGATTGCCGCACACAGTAACAAACGCAGACTTCCATCCGTACCGGATGCTGTTCTTCATAACCAGCAAGACATTAGGCCCCGGAGAAAGAGTTATCACCAGGTAGGCCAGAAAAAACATTGCCCACGTTTCTATATTCATTGAACATCCTAAAAAATTGGAATTAACTTTTTGCGACCGGAAGGCCAGGAATGCCCGTACTCCCGCCTGATTTCATCACAAAAGCAGTCAGCCTTTCACTAACCGGTAATTTTTCAGAAGTATAGTGGTAGGGCTGGGGGAAACCTCAATAGCCGGGAGTTACAACGCTCAGCAGACGACACGGGTGCATCAGTACCAGTCGTGCTTTTCTTTACGTTCAAGAACTTTAATCATGGACATTTCTTCGCTGGACAATGAGAAATCAAATATATTGAGATTCTCTTTTATATGATCGGGATTGCTTGACCCGGGTATTACAATTACTTCTTTCTCCATGTTCCATCTGAGAATGACCTGCGCGGAAGTTTTGTTGTGGGTTCGCGCGATTTCAGAAATCGTCTGGTTATCGAGTAATGGCGCGGTGTATCCTCTCCCTCCCAACGGATACCAACCCTGAACAACTATTCCCTTGCTCTGGATGAATGGAATGACATCAATATCCTGATAATATGGGTGTATTTCGTTCTGCACAAGAGACGGCATGATATTGATTTTTGGGAGAAATTCAGTCAGTTCCTCGATATAATAACAGGAGAGTCCAATTGAACGGATATTTCCAGCTTCCACAGCCCGTTCCATGGTCTTGTATGCTTCCACATCGTCCTTTCCGGGATGATGAAGCAACATCAAGTCAACATACCCGATATCAAGCTTTTGAAGCGCTTCATCTATAGCCGCCTCGGCATTGCCATACTGGTTCGGGTACAATTTGGTGGTGACAAAGATATCATCCCTCGGAACCCCAGACAGCCTGACCGCCTTACCCACACTTTTTTCATTATGGTACATAAAAGCCGTATCAATCAGACGACCACCAATTTTCAGATGTTCAATAACGGATGTTACGCAAACGTCATCCTGTAAACTGTATGTTCCAATGCCCACTATAGGCATCTTATACCCGCTGTTAAGCAAGACATTTTTTTCTTTGAAATTGAATGTCCCGATGCTCTTTGCAGCACTAATTTCATTATCCTTGGGCATAGCTCCTCCAGATAGTGCGAAACAGGTCAGCCGGTTTTAACAGCCTGCCCCCTCTATATATTTCCATGGATTTCACGCCGCCAAAGATTTTATAATGAGGGCGGTAGATTATTGAGATAATTTTTAGCAATACTGCCCGTACCCGATTATTTTCTTTGCAAGCCTTTCGGCCAACACAGGCGAGGCATCTTTCAGTTCGTCATAAATAAGTTGCGCTTCGTCTCGATATGCTGCGCACTTCTCCGATGTCCAGTATGCCGGCGGCGGCTGCAGATTAACTATCCGATCTGCCAACTTAACCAGTTGCACCGCTTTCGGCAGAACTTTCAGACGTGCCAGACTGTCGAGCATCTGTGAGCGTTTATCCGGAAGCGTCTTGTCCTTCGTCAGGCCGGACACCCCCATGGCAATATCCTCTCCAAACAATTTAGCGAGTTCGCCCAAAGTGGTATCAGTATCCTCAACTGTATCGTGAAGCAGAGCACAGCAAACCGCCAAATCAGCATTGCGGTCAGGCTCTTCAATCATGGCCGCCATTACTTCCATGGCGACAGAACCGACATGAGTGATGTAAGGCAATTCCGTGCCAGGCACGAGCTGTCCATTGTGCTTTGCTGCTGCGAATTTCCAGGCAGCCATATATTTATCCGGGCTCATCATTAGAATCCTTATGCTTTGGGGCCGTTCAGTATCCCTGCAATTCCCTCGAGAAGACCATACATCCAATACTCCAGCCTTCTTGGCTGAAAAGCTGCAACAGGTAAAAAACACCTGAATTTCTTATTCAACTTCGAGTCATATTTCTCGAAATCACTTGATATGTCAAAAGAACCGCAAAATAAACACAGTGTTTCGTAGAATCTGCAAGCTGCATTTAACCCAGCACCATGAAAACCAATTCCGAATAGGGAGAGGTGTGAATTATACAAGTTGGGGACGTCAAAGAAGGTGCTTTCTTTTCTATATTCCGGGAATGTGTTGTGACATCGTAAAAACCACGGCGTATTCGTACGTTTTATAACCAACTTAAATATAAGTATAAAAAACCCTAAAGCCAACAAATAATCAGTAGAATCTTGCCCATTAGTAGTTTTTATTATAAATAGCGCTGTGTGACAAAAATAAATCAAAACCTCCCCTCAGTAAAAGAGATTCTTCTCGAGCAAGGACCAATGCTATCAAGCAACCTCATTGACCAGTATAAACAAATGGGGCTTTCAGCGGATGCAGCTAGACAACGGATTTCTCGAGCCAGAGCAGACCTCAGATATCTATCAGGCTTAAGCTTCCCAAAACGAGCTAGATTCTTATACCTAAGCGACCACTTCCGCAAACCGGTTTACTGGGAAGCTCTGTATAGAGTTGTTAAAAAACATAGCCCTGCTTATGGTACGGCTCTTGTTGGACTGGAAATCAGGGACGGCATTTACCCCCAAAATTATTTACCGATTATCTTAGGCGCTCCAGTCAGACAGCAGGGCCAAATTGCTAGTTCAGTAATTTTAGAACGGCTAGAAGCAATTGATATCCTCAAAGTCGTTAGCTTTGATGGACTGGGGGAATGTGTTTATATTTCAGAGAATGGCATATTTCCATGCCCGCAATTAACAAAACTCCGTTCGAGGTTAATAACAGAGAATGTGCTTCTTGACGCAATAAAACGGTGGGCCGGACGTATGAATATTGCCAGCCCAGAAGCGACCACGACAAGAGCCCCCAGCACTCTGCCAAAATTTGGAACTTGCCACTTTGATCTTTGCGGACCTTCATATCTCAACCCATTGGTAGAATTCAACAATAATAAAATTCAGCCGGGCTTTTTCGTTTCTGATGTTGTGCTAGGTGTAACACTTGATATTAATGGGATAAGACCCTTTACAAGAAAATGTGCCATGCTCAAGGCTTTGAGAAACCTTCCAAAATTCTTGCCTATGTTAGTAGCAGATAATTTTACCCCTGAAGCCCTACGAGAATGTCGCTCTCAGGGGATAATTGCAACTAGGCCAGATACAATTTTTGGGAAAGACGTCGCAGAAGCACTCACGAGTCTCCTCGACACTCTTAACAATTCAGCGGCCATTGCAGCGGTAAATCCAGACCGAATTGAAAAATTGTTTTCTGGAATTTCAAAAATTGAAGGTGCTGCTTCAAATCTTCGAGGAGCACTATTTGAATTGATCGTCGGACATTGTGTGCGAACACTTGAAGCTGGATCAATTGATCTTGGAATACAAGTATACGATAATATCAATGGGAAAAATGCAGAAGTCGACGTTAGGCTTGTGAAAGAGCGAGACGTAATTATTTATGAGTGTAAGGGATATCAACCTTCATCGAAGGTCTCTTTTGATGAGATTAATGAATGGATTACTAAAAAAATACCAACTATCTACAGTGCAACACGTCAGGAAAGTCGGTTTGACGGAACAATCCGTTTTGAATTTTGGACATGCGGAAAATTCCATGCTGATGCCATTGAATTACTAGCCAAGACGAAGTCATCGGTTAAAAAGTACGAATTGGATTGGAAGGACGGGAGTCAGGTTAAAAAGTATTCAAGCAGGATACGTGCAAGTGGCATCAAGAGGATACTAAATGAGCATTTCTTCAAACATCCACTAAAATTATAACTCTATCTCAACCCCTATGTCAGTTCAAAAGATATAAACGCTGACACACAATTCACCGACACAAAATATATTTACCGCAATTGCATATCGCATGTTGTCAAAGCCGGAAAAGAGGGAATTCTTCGACTTTGATAATATTGGAATATCAACATCTTATTTCGGCATGACCGCCCAGGCAGGTAAGTCCATAAGGTTGATCCCCCATAGTATGGGTAAAAGAAATACAACCGTTACAGTAATCCAGATGGCACAGGCTAAATCGAGCACTGATCCGACTCTGGCCATCTGTCCAAGACCGATACAGCCGGAGTTGTAAACAACTGCCACATAACTTACAGATTCGGTTGCTTAAAGCGATGCCTCCTTCGTCGTTCGGACATCAAGTTCTGGAAAACAATTTTTAAAGAGATCTGTGTAGCCTGCACAAAGCCAGAAGAAAAAACTGCCAAAACCAATGGTGTTCTGCCGTATTGTCACAGAATGGTCCTGTTGCGAAGAATTTTGTGTGCTGCTGTTCATACTAAAACCCCGCAGCCTGCAAAAACTTCTGTGAAATCAATCCTACGGCGATATTCTTGCGAGTCTCTTCAGACAGCTCAAGCCTTCCTTCTGTTTCGACAGGTTTGCTGTTGTATACGTCATTCAAGGCAGCTTCAAATTCTTCGCGCAGCCTGATGAATGATTCCTCCACTTCAGGATACTCAGCGTGTTCCCGCCAGGGAAGAACTAATTCGCCATCAACTTCACCGGTTTTATAGTCGGGAGTGTATATTCTATACGTACCGCACTCTTCACCGCCTCTCTCCCTTTCTCCGGGTAAGCATCCGGCGAACCATGAGCCTGGAGGGTGCGGAATCGACGACTGTATCACAATACGCTGCATACCCAGATCTTTTTCAAAATCTTCCAAAGTTACGGTGTATGTCAGCACCGGACGAAAATTTCCCCGTTTCTTTTTAATACTCCATTCAATAATCATCATAATCCTCCTGAATGTCTCAAGCGGGCCTAAAACTTTATAAAAATCCGGCCGTTGCCTTCGCTACGCAGGACTTTCGACTTAAGCGACTTTCAAACCAGCCTCCCAAATGCTTTTCGGCGGAGCAAAGAAAACAGCAACGTTTGAAAAATGGTCTTCAAAAAGTTGACTATCTAATTTTACCTAATAAATATCGACCATCTCACCAAAAGGGGGTGCATACCCTGCCCCTCCGATCCTGACCCAGAGCACCGGGTAATCCGGTTCCTGGCTGGGAAATTTTCCACATTCCATATCAGTCAGGTAAACCAGACAGGCTGGATGCAGATTTTCTTCATCCAGTCTTTTGAATACCGGACGAAAATCCGTTCCACCACCGCCCTCGGCTTTAAGGTTAAGGGGCAGGTCGGCTCGACCGAAAACCTGCTCTCCGGCAATGCCCATATCACACCAATAGACCCGCATCGTTGTGTCGTATGAATCCAGAATGGAAGAAATTTCGGAACTGAATTGTTCCAGTTCCCTCGGACCAATGCTGCCGGAGGTGTCAATTGCCAGCACAATTTCCGGCAACTGCTCGGTAGAAAGAGACGGCAGATAAAGATTCATGTGAAGGTGTCGGCGGCTGGGCGGGGTCCATGAATAGTCGTTACGGGCGCGGGCACTGATAAAACGGTCCAATAATTCCCGCCAGTCCAGCTGCGGGTAGAGAAGCTTTTGTACCAGCCGTTCCAATCCACCAGGCAGTTCTCCGCAATCCCGAGCCAGATTGGAGGCCTGTGCCAAGGCCTGCAACCAGTTCTGATCAGTTTCAAAGCCTTCATTACCGCCACCGGAATCTGAATCATCCGCAGCATCTCTGATTTCCCCTGTTCCGGCAGGGTCTGCCGACATCTCATCTTCCGCCAGTCCTTCAGAATCTTGAGATTCACCTGGTTCAGAATCTACGGATTGTTCGCTGTCTCGGTCCTCTCCGTTTTGTAACCGTTCTTCATCTTTCCCCTGTTCGTGGTTATCGCCTTCGCCCTGCCCGTCTTCGTATTCGCCATCAAGTCTCCTAGGGCCATCCTGCTGCCTGCCTATTTCCGGGTTGCCGTCCTGATCGAACTCCACCCCCAACTCGGTATAGATTTCCTCAGCGGTCTTGCCGTGGTATTTTTCATCATCCAAATAACCGGGAGGCAGCTCAAAACCGGCTTCAATCAGAATCCAGTTAATGGAATGGTCACAAGCCATGTTCCAGAGGCGCTCATCACGTTCTTTCCTGCGCCTGTGATGCTGGCAGGCAGGATGCATGACAATATGGGCCAGCATACCCTGAACTTCTTCGCTGGACAGCCTATCTATCTGGTGGGGATTAAATCCCAATATTTTGCCGTCAGTCCATGCGGATTGGCAGGTGTAGTCCACCTGCGGTTCCATACGCAAACACAGGGAACCGAAAAAAGGATGATTCAATAAAAGATTCGCCCGGGCCTTGATCAGTTTCCGCTCTGCATTCATGGTTGCTCCCTAGATCAGGATATCGGAATTGGCTGTGGCCCAGCTTGCAAAGGCAGCACTCTCTATAATGGACCGCTCTTTCTTCACAGCATTGCGTACCAGCAGCACGGCGAATTCCGCAGGAAGGCGTGAGGCAAAACTCATTATGCTTTCTGTATTATCAGGGGTAGCCTTGGAACCTACCGATTCGCAGAGAGCGTAAACCGTGGCAGGGTCTTCGGGGATTAAAGCTGTATCAGGGGAATTGATGATAAAGTCAGGATCAGGAAGCTTGCGATAGATTTTGCAGAACCCGAAAAATTCAGCGGCAGCCCCTTCGCCCACTGTTCCCTTGTATAACTCATACTCTATTTCGGGCTCCGGCCTGCCTTTGATAATTTCTGACACAAACTCCCATGATCGCGGGGAAGGAAAGGCCTTTTCGTTTCGGGAAGGATCAAAATCATGAAGCAATCCGGGACGAAACTTGATAAACGCCTGCAATTCTTCGGCAATACCATTTTGCCCAGCCCAATCCAACCAGTCATTTGTACTGGTGGCAAAATCAAGATGCACAAATCTGTTGGAAAGTGCAGACGGCATGCGATGGGTAACCGCCTTGTCAGATTCCCTGTTCCCGGCAGCAACAATCAACCAGCCTTCAGGCATTTGGTACTCACCAAGCTTCCTGTCCAGCACCAATTGATAACAGGCTGCCTGTACCAGCGGCGGTGCTGCGTTGAGTTCATCCAGAAATAGAATTCCTTTACCATCCTTGGGCAAAAAAGACGGAGGACACCACTGTGCATCACCGGACTCCGAGATTCGCGGTAAACCGCGCAAATCCACGGGGTCAAGCAGTACCGCACGCAAATCGGTAAGCTCGTACTCCAGTTTTTCGGCCACCTGTCTTACAACCTGACTCTTGCCCACTCCGGGAGGCCCCCAGATGAATACCGGCTGTTTCGACTTGATAAGGGTTAACAGAGATTTAGCGATCAATTTAGGGGTCATATATTATCCTCGGAAATAATGAAGTTGCAAAATATCATTGAGAACGACTTTTAATATCAACTAGACAAATATTAGCTACTAGAGATTGAAAGTCGTTGTCAACAAAATCCTGATCGGCAATAAGGTCTCCCGATTCACTTTCAAGCTGTAAGACAAATTCTGATATTGCGATTACACCTGATTTAAAGCAGTCTAATTTTTTGCGCTCATTTTACCGCACGCTCCGCTTTGGCGGTTTTCACTTCTAACTGGCAGATAAAAAAGGATTTCCCGGATAGTCTTCCAAACACGCATAAGCAGATCCTCATCAAGATCATTGATGAATTTTCAAAGGACTCACGTATTTGGGGGAAGTTTATTGACCTATATCTCGCGCTACGGGAGAACGAGGGTGTGAAAATTAATAACGATGCCCAAAGCATATGTACCGATTATTTTGAAATAGAGCTCTGCGCTCGATCCGAACAGTAAATAAAATGATGCAATTTTCATCGTAAACCGACAGGTCTCCCACGGCCTGATTTCGATCTGATTTAATAATACCAACCACACACAACCATCCGTGTTTTCAATTATCCATAAAGATAATCCTTTGCTAAGAAAATTAAATTTAACAAACAAAGGAGACACGTATGAAACTGCATAGACTTGCCGTTCCGTTCATGATGCTGCTCATGGCACTGACCGCGTCCGTGGCGCTGGCCGGAGATTTCAACTACATTTCCCCGGCGGATATGAAGGCTAAGATGGAGCAGGGCGAGCCCATGCTCATCGTGGACATCCAGGTCGCTGATGAGTTTGCCCAACATCACCTCAAAGGAGCCGTAAAGACCACGGCCTACCCCGTTAAATCAGACGAGGACAAAGCAAAACTGCAGGACGTGCTGGGCAAGGCCAAAAAGGACAATCTGCCTGTGGTCATTATTTGTCCGCGAGGCAAGGGCGGAGCCAAACGCGCGTATGACTATATGAAAGAAAACGGCGTTGACGAAGGACGCCTTTTGATTCTGGAAGACGGACAGCAGGGCTGGCCCTATCCCGAACTGCTGGCGAAAGATTAGTTCCATATTCCTACTGATACACCAAAAGCCCCGGCATCCAGTGATGCCGGGGCTTTCTTATATGCACAACCACAGGCCGAATAGGTTGACGTACACTTCCCTAAAAGATATACCGCCCCACCTACATTTCATACCATTTATCGAGCAATTATTCTATTATTTATGCCAAACCTATTCAGGCAAAAGACCGGTGCTCGGAGCAATCATGACAACTATTTCCAATATTTTCAGACCTAAACATTCCATCTCTATACGCTTTCTGGCGGTGGGAGCAGTCATGACCATCGGTGCATTGATCGCCGGTCTGGCTATCGGATTGGATTACTATTTCAATTTTGATCTGGCTAAGACTGCCGCAGAAAAAACATTCAGATCCGTTTCCGAAAACATCAGCGAACGAGTCCGCTCGCTAGACAACCAAAGCGCCAATCTCATCAGAATTTTAAGTCAGTTCTCTGAATTAGAACAATATCCCCCGGAAAAGCTGGACGAAAGATTTTTGTCGCTCATAACCGGATGTATGAAGCAAACACCGGTATTATCGGTATATGTAGGATTCAAGAACGGCGATTTTTTTGAAATAGTCAATCTGAACAGCAGCATAAATGCCCGACTGGCGCTGAATGCAAACCCAAAAGACAGCTGGGTTGTCATCCGTACAGAAACTAAAGACGGCAAGCGTGTAAAGCACACTGTCTATATGGATGAGAATTTCATCATCCGATCACAGAATAAGGGACAGACTGACTACACTCCCTATGAACGTCCCTGGTTTGTTGATGCAGTTGCATCCAGAGACACAATTCGAACCAAACCCTATATTTTTGCCAACCTCAAAACATCCGGATTCACCTATGCCAAAAGCATGGACAATGGAAACAGAGTCGTAGCCCTCAATATCTCACTGGATGGAATATCCAACTTTCTTCATCATCAACATTTGCCAGCATCAGCACAGGTGACCCTTTTTGACCAGCAGGGCAACCTTATTGCCAGGACCAACAAACAGATTCAACCGGCATTCAAACCGGACAGCAACATTTTTCTAAGTTTAGACGAACGGGCTTTCATTGCAGAGCATCCTGTTATCCATGCAGCAGGTTCACCGATTCTTCCCTTTTCCTTACCCGTAACGACATCCGAAGCCGGTTATTCCATTGATTTTCTAAACCTGATTGCCGGCAAGGTTAATTTACATATTGAATACGACGACAAACCATTTGAGTCACATACAGACAGAGAAACAGACCTGCTTCATTCTCAACTTAAAACACATAGGACCAAGGAATTAGGGATTTTTACAGACGCATATACGACTCTTTCAGACGGAATAGCTGTAAAGCGTGATACTCCGCTGCCCACATCTCTTGCCGCCCTCAGAGGAAAACGTGTAGCGATTGATAAAAACAGCCTCGCCGCTATATACCTCAAAGAAAGATATCCAGATATCCGACAAATAAACATGAGCATTCTTGATGGCACCAAAGCCGTCGCTCTCGGGCAGGCCGATGCGGTAATAGGTAAAGTTGAAGAACTCCGATATCTTGGAAACACAAATTTCATTGGTTTTATCCGTCTGGGGATACAACTGCCAACTCCAAAGCAGGGTATGCATTTCGTTGTCCGGCCGGATATTCCCCAACTGGCAACCATCCTGAACAAAGCAATAGCAGCAGTTACTCCGGATGAAAAAAGGTGGCTGAACACTAAATGGTTCGGAAATCAAGCAGTTGACGCCAATCTCGTCAGAGGTCGAAAGGCATTGCGGATATTGGAACTGGCTGCAGATGAAACCAAGCATGGCAAGCTGCAATTTCTTGACATTAATGAAAAGCAATATCTAGGTTATTTAGCTCGCATAGATTCAGACTACGGCGGACATGTATTCTTAGGCATGCTGCTACCGCTTGATGTAGCACTGCAGCCCTATTTGGAAAAAATACAGGTATCCATTTTTATTACATTTTCCGTATTGCTCCTCCTATCCCCGTTGGCCTGGT
This window harbors:
- a CDS encoding LysE family translocator; this translates as MNIETWAMFFLAYLVITLSPGPNVLLVMKNSIRYGWKSAFVTVCGNLICQLLIVCLVAVGVGQLLSALPFWFVVMKTLGGAYLIYLGIKNLFLSRKAENRPMEKEAESAKITSSRRLLIEAFCVSASNPKTLIFLSAFLPQFLDTAHPAYEQFAVMYITIFCIVTGVHLGYSYLTSSVGRHFSFRDFGKKIDKLTGGLFIAMGGGILLSDRV
- a CDS encoding aldo/keto reductase, which encodes MPKDNEISAAKSIGTFNFKEKNVLLNSGYKMPIVGIGTYSLQDDVCVTSVIEHLKIGGRLIDTAFMYHNEKSVGKAVRLSGVPRDDIFVTTKLYPNQYGNAEAAIDEALQKLDIGYVDLMLLHHPGKDDVEAYKTMERAVEAGNIRSIGLSCYYIEELTEFLPKINIMPSLVQNEIHPYYQDIDVIPFIQSKGIVVQGWYPLGGRGYTAPLLDNQTISEIARTHNKTSAQVILRWNMEKEVIVIPGSSNPDHIKENLNIFDFSLSSEEMSMIKVLERKEKHDWY
- a CDS encoding HD domain-containing protein, which gives rise to MSPDKYMAAWKFAAAKHNGQLVPGTELPYITHVGSVAMEVMAAMIEEPDRNADLAVCCALLHDTVEDTDTTLGELAKLFGEDIAMGVSGLTKDKTLPDKRSQMLDSLARLKVLPKAVQLVKLADRIVNLQPPPAYWTSEKCAAYRDEAQLIYDELKDASPVLAERLAKKIIGYGQYC
- a CDS encoding DUF2201 family putative metallopeptidase, coding for MNAERKLIKARANLLLNHPFFGSLCLRMEPQVDYTCQSAWTDGKILGFNPHQIDRLSSEEVQGMLAHIVMHPACQHHRRRKERDERLWNMACDHSINWILIEAGFELPPGYLDDEKYHGKTAEEIYTELGVEFDQDGNPEIGRQQDGPRRLDGEYEDGQGEGDNHEQGKDEERLQNGEDRDSEQSVDSEPGESQDSEGLAEDEMSADPAGTGEIRDAADDSDSGGGNEGFETDQNWLQALAQASNLARDCGELPGGLERLVQKLLYPQLDWRELLDRFISARARNDYSWTPPSRRHLHMNLYLPSLSTEQLPEIVLAIDTSGSIGPRELEQFSSEISSILDSYDTTMRVYWCDMGIAGEQVFGRADLPLNLKAEGGGGTDFRPVFKRLDEENLHPACLVYLTDMECGKFPSQEPDYPVLWVRIGGAGYAPPFGEMVDIY
- a CDS encoding MoxR family ATPase, yielding MTPKLIAKSLLTLIKSKQPVFIWGPPGVGKSQVVRQVAEKLEYELTDLRAVLLDPVDLRGLPRISESGDAQWCPPSFLPKDGKGILFLDELNAAPPLVQAACYQLVLDRKLGEYQMPEGWLIVAAGNRESDKAVTHRMPSALSNRFVHLDFATSTNDWLDWAGQNGIAEELQAFIKFRPGLLHDFDPSRNEKAFPSPRSWEFVSEIIKGRPEPEIEYELYKGTVGEGAAAEFFGFCKIYRKLPDPDFIINSPDTALIPEDPATVYALCESVGSKATPDNTESIMSFASRLPAEFAVLLVRNAVKKERSIIESAAFASWATANSDILI
- a CDS encoding rhodanese-like domain-containing protein, coding for MKLHRLAVPFMMLLMALTASVALAGDFNYISPADMKAKMEQGEPMLIVDIQVADEFAQHHLKGAVKTTAYPVKSDEDKAKLQDVLGKAKKDNLPVVIICPRGKGGAKRAYDYMKENGVDEGRLLILEDGQQGWPYPELLAKD
- a CDS encoding HD domain-containing phosphohydrolase, with the translated sequence MTTISNIFRPKHSISIRFLAVGAVMTIGALIAGLAIGLDYYFNFDLAKTAAEKTFRSVSENISERVRSLDNQSANLIRILSQFSELEQYPPEKLDERFLSLITGCMKQTPVLSVYVGFKNGDFFEIVNLNSSINARLALNANPKDSWVVIRTETKDGKRVKHTVYMDENFIIRSQNKGQTDYTPYERPWFVDAVASRDTIRTKPYIFANLKTSGFTYAKSMDNGNRVVALNISLDGISNFLHHQHLPASAQVTLFDQQGNLIARTNKQIQPAFKPDSNIFLSLDERAFIAEHPVIHAAGSPILPFSLPVTTSEAGYSIDFLNLIAGKVNLHIEYDDKPFESHTDRETDLLHSQLKTHRTKELGIFTDAYTTLSDGIAVKRDTPLPTSLAALRGKRVAIDKNSLAAIYLKERYPDIRQINMSILDGTKAVALGQADAVIGKVEELRYLGNTNFIGFIRLGIQLPTPKQGMHFVVRPDIPQLATILNKAIAAVTPDEKRWLNTKWFGNQAVDANLVRGRKALRILELAADETKHGKLQFLDINEKQYLGYLARIDSDYGGHVFLGMLLPLDVALQPYLEKIQVSIFITFSVLLLLSPLAWFGSTFLTLPIRALSRESEKVTQRRFDEVCGINSNITEIQALSTSMTSMASSIRAHEKSRQELLDSFIRLIASAIDFKSPYTGGHCARVPKLSIMLAQAASACDEGEMADFSLDSEEQWREFKVAAWLHDCGKITTPEYIVDKATKLETIYNRIHEIRTRFEVLLRDAEIEYLQAVLNGGEEKELAPVLHRKKEEIREDFAFIASCNIGGEAMGQSEIDRIKSIGKKTWIRQLDDRLGLSPQELKRYPEQPRPLPCVEKLLADKPEQILDTRSAIPPRTESDSALKKPVFIYNHGELYNLSITRGTLTPEERDKINEHILITIRMLETLPLPPNMAKIPEYAGAHHETLNGTGYPRGLKGKDISIPSRIIAIADIFEALTASDRPYKKNKTLSEAINIMAGMVKAQRLDPELFRLFLESGIYLKYARRYLAKDQLDKIDISAILSNIDSLH